One genomic region from Dethiosulfovibrio salsuginis encodes:
- the aroB gene encoding 3-dehydroquinate synthase: MASGPIFLGGFMAAGKTSVGQALSSMTGIPFVDLDQMVESRAGTSVKDIFATLGEPCFRELESSCLKEAAHLGTVLVGLGGGVLKSRDNGELIRQRGKLVILDVSPEKVRERAANQPGKRPLLEQGDLESLWHSRRELYKEADLRVNTDDLTVDQVAMEVRSSLDLPSKEDHRRVLGNDCTGRVIVGRGMLPRLRELVSGGLYVVADEMTGSLFPAPEGIKGMSILPRGEDAKTLGQIERLYGDFAAAGVDRHDTVVAIGGGCVGDSAGFAAATWMRGLNLVQCPTTLLAQVDSSIGGKVGVNLPQGKNLVGAFHMPKLVLADVDCLSSMSWKDYRQGLAEVVKYGLGEDRSLFEFLEANSASLRDRCPTVLAEVVARCAAIKLDIVQEDQRETGARARLNLGHTVGHGLEAASDYRGWSHGDGVSVGMMVVTDLACRLELCSGETFHRLGGLLVSLGLPTRPDLPWSAIAPHVARDKKFKGGCPRLVLPDDRGTSVIWEGPISELERSYEEMFSLEVNLKDGS; the protein is encoded by the coding sequence ATGGCTAGTGGGCCCATCTTCCTGGGAGGGTTTATGGCCGCCGGTAAGACCTCCGTCGGGCAGGCCCTGTCGTCTATGACCGGGATACCCTTTGTGGACCTTGACCAGATGGTCGAGTCCCGGGCGGGAACCTCGGTTAAGGATATCTTCGCCACCTTAGGAGAGCCCTGCTTCAGGGAGCTCGAGTCCTCCTGCCTCAAAGAGGCCGCCCATTTGGGGACCGTGTTGGTCGGGCTGGGGGGAGGGGTCCTCAAGTCCAGGGATAACGGGGAGCTTATCAGGCAGAGGGGCAAGCTGGTTATCCTGGACGTGTCGCCGGAAAAGGTCAGGGAGAGGGCCGCGAATCAGCCGGGGAAGAGGCCTCTGCTGGAACAGGGAGACCTAGAATCCCTGTGGCACAGCAGAAGGGAGCTCTATAAAGAGGCGGATCTCAGGGTGAACACCGACGACCTGACGGTGGACCAGGTGGCCATGGAGGTTAGGTCAAGCCTGGACCTCCCCAGCAAGGAGGATCATCGCAGGGTTTTAGGGAACGACTGCACAGGCAGGGTTATCGTCGGCAGAGGGATGTTGCCCCGGCTCAGGGAACTGGTCTCCGGCGGCTTATACGTGGTCGCCGACGAGATGACCGGTTCGCTCTTTCCCGCCCCTGAGGGTATAAAGGGTATGTCGATCCTGCCCAGAGGGGAAGATGCCAAGACCTTAGGCCAAATAGAGAGGCTCTACGGCGACTTCGCCGCCGCCGGTGTGGATCGGCACGACACGGTGGTGGCCATCGGTGGTGGCTGTGTGGGCGACTCGGCGGGCTTCGCCGCCGCCACCTGGATGAGAGGGCTAAACTTGGTTCAGTGTCCCACCACACTTCTGGCCCAGGTGGACAGCTCCATCGGCGGCAAAGTCGGTGTAAACCTGCCTCAGGGGAAAAACCTCGTGGGGGCCTTCCATATGCCCAAGCTGGTTCTGGCCGACGTGGACTGCCTGTCCTCCATGAGCTGGAAGGACTACCGGCAGGGACTGGCGGAGGTGGTCAAGTACGGCCTCGGAGAGGACAGGTCGCTGTTTGAGTTTCTCGAGGCAAATTCCGCCTCTCTCAGGGACCGCTGTCCAACTGTCCTCGCTGAGGTAGTGGCCCGGTGTGCCGCCATAAAGCTGGACATAGTTCAGGAGGATCAGAGGGAGACGGGGGCTAGGGCGAGATTGAACCTGGGGCACACGGTGGGACACGGCCTCGAGGCCGCGTCGGACTACCGAGGCTGGAGCCATGGAGACGGCGTCTCGGTGGGGATGATGGTCGTCACCGATCTGGCCTGTAGGCTGGAGCTGTGCTCCGGTGAGACGTTCCACAGGCTCGGTGGTCTTCTTGTGTCCCTTGGGCTCCCTACAAGGCCCGACCTCCCATGGTCCGCCATAGCCCCTCACGTGGCCAGGGACAAAAAGTTTAAAGGCGGCTGTCCCAGGCTGGTCCTCCCCGACGACCGGGGAACCTCGGTGATATGGGAGGGGCCTATCTCAGAGCTGGAGCGGTCCTACGAGGAAATGTTCAGCCTAGAGGTCAATCTAAAGGACGGCTCTTAG
- a CDS encoding Lrp/AsnC family transcriptional regulator, with protein MTIKDGNLLDDTGLAILRELQANGRISFRELGKKVGLSAPAAIERVRRMESVGIIMGYGARIDPEKAGFPIRAMSAMSTDFKNPDPYLADKITAIPEVIRCLSITGQDDYYVDIVARSIKDLERILGELTRIGKLCTSIVLSSIEKDLKI; from the coding sequence ATGACCATAAAAGACGGCAACCTACTGGACGACACCGGCCTGGCGATCCTCAGGGAGCTTCAGGCAAACGGCAGGATCTCCTTCAGGGAGCTAGGAAAGAAAGTGGGCCTCTCCGCCCCGGCGGCCATAGAGAGGGTCCGGCGAATGGAGAGCGTCGGGATAATCATGGGATATGGGGCCAGGATAGACCCGGAAAAGGCGGGCTTTCCGATCAGGGCCATGTCCGCCATGTCCACGGACTTCAAAAACCCCGACCCCTACCTGGCGGACAAGATAACCGCCATACCGGAGGTCATAAGGTGCCTGAGCATCACAGGACAGGACGACTACTACGTCGACATAGTCGCCAGGTCGATAAAGGACCTTGAGAGGATCCTCGGAGAGCTGACCAGAATAGGCAAGCTGTGCACCTCCATAGTTCTGTCCTCCATCGAGAAGGACCTAAAAATCTAA
- the zupT gene encoding zinc transporter ZupT, translated as MSEIAIAFGLTLFAGLATGIGSAIAFFAKRTNFRFLSISTGFSAGVMLYVSFVEIFFKGSEALTEVYGDYWGEWINVGAFFGGIVLIGLIDAFIPQAENPHEVRSERAVAPLHNDDVPDDIKDNPKLMRMGLFTALAIGIHNFPEGLATFLAALHDPSVGVVIAVAIALHNIPEGISVSVPIYYATGDRKKAFLYSFLSGLAEPIGALIAYGGIVLFTGGSGGAVPQEVMGVLFAGVAGIMVYISLDELIPTSNAYGKGHDSMIGLVGGMAVMALSLLMMS; from the coding sequence TTGAGCGAAATAGCGATAGCCTTTGGGCTTACCCTTTTTGCCGGTTTAGCTACAGGTATAGGAAGCGCCATAGCCTTCTTTGCCAAGAGGACCAACTTCCGTTTCCTGTCAATATCAACCGGCTTCTCCGCCGGAGTCATGCTTTACGTGTCCTTTGTCGAGATATTCTTCAAGGGTTCCGAGGCTCTCACCGAGGTTTACGGAGACTACTGGGGAGAGTGGATAAACGTAGGGGCCTTCTTCGGGGGTATAGTCCTGATAGGCCTTATAGACGCCTTTATTCCCCAGGCGGAGAACCCCCACGAGGTACGCTCCGAGAGGGCCGTGGCACCTCTGCACAACGACGATGTTCCTGACGACATAAAGGACAATCCTAAGCTGATGAGGATGGGGCTCTTCACCGCCCTGGCTATCGGGATCCACAACTTCCCCGAGGGACTGGCAACGTTTCTAGCTGCCCTTCACGATCCGTCGGTGGGGGTGGTCATAGCCGTGGCTATAGCACTTCACAACATCCCGGAGGGCATAAGCGTATCGGTCCCGATCTATTACGCCACAGGGGACAGAAAAAAGGCCTTCCTGTACTCCTTTTTGAGTGGTTTGGCCGAGCCTATAGGGGCCCTGATCGCCTATGGGGGTATAGTCCTCTTTACCGGGGGCAGCGGAGGGGCTGTCCCCCAGGAGGTCATGGGAGTCCTGTTCGCCGGGGTCGCTGGGATAATGGTCTACATAAGCCTGGACGAGCTTATCCCAACCAGCAACGCCTACGGCAAGGGACACGACAGCATGATAGGCTTGGTCGGCGGCATGGCGGTTATGGCCCTGAGCCTGCTTATGATGAGCTAA
- a CDS encoding NfeD family protein, producing the protein MAFLATWQFWGILCIVLLLGEIVSPGFVLGCVAIACIPPLLMGAFWPLEMPFPLNGRISLAAFGVSALLGLIFIRPSVVKHLYGKGQRRSDVEGMIGSKALVVKEISEGQTGGGYVKVRGSQWWAFHVDGKPVPVGAEVEIVEVKGAKVMVTTVRNDD; encoded by the coding sequence ATGGCGTTTTTAGCGACCTGGCAGTTCTGGGGTATATTGTGCATAGTGCTTCTGCTGGGAGAGATAGTCTCTCCGGGGTTCGTCCTCGGGTGTGTAGCTATCGCCTGTATTCCCCCTCTTTTGATGGGGGCCTTCTGGCCTTTGGAGATGCCCTTTCCCCTTAACGGAAGGATAAGCCTGGCGGCCTTCGGAGTCTCCGCCCTTTTGGGGCTGATTTTCATCCGGCCCTCGGTGGTAAAACACCTCTACGGCAAGGGACAGAGGCGATCCGACGTGGAGGGAATGATAGGCTCTAAAGCCCTGGTTGTGAAAGAGATATCGGAAGGGCAGACCGGTGGGGGCTACGTCAAGGTGAGAGGGTCCCAGTGGTGGGCCTTTCACGTGGACGGCAAGCCCGTTCCTGTCGGTGCGGAGGTGGAGATAGTGGAAGTCAAAGGGGCCAAGGTGATGGTCACCACGGTCCGTAACGACGACTAG
- a CDS encoding dimethylarginine dimethylaminohydrolase family protein yields the protein MKPWGAQSEVGKIEKIMVKRAEDAYGSQKVLDSCWRDLGYTEPVNYSKAMDEYDAFLSIIKSHVPEVFCLPSQEDTGPDSMYARDSCMVTDQGYILFNMGKPQRRAEAAAAGRLFDSIGLPRLGAIEGEGSMEAGDMAWLDENTLAVGISYRTNPEGVRQLRDLAAGNFEVLDYPIPHWNGPEECLHLMSFISPVDHKAAVVYSRQMPVTFRQELLHRGYNLIEVPDQEYDTMACNVLALEPGLVLMIEGNPITKGRLQEAGMEVLEFPGTEICWKGGGGPTCLTRPLLRK from the coding sequence ATGAAACCCTGGGGAGCTCAGTCGGAAGTCGGAAAGATAGAGAAGATAATGGTGAAGAGGGCGGAAGACGCCTACGGAAGCCAGAAGGTCTTAGACTCCTGCTGGAGGGATCTGGGCTACACCGAGCCGGTGAACTACTCCAAGGCCATGGACGAATACGATGCGTTTCTATCCATTATAAAGAGCCACGTGCCGGAGGTGTTTTGCCTCCCCTCCCAGGAGGATACCGGCCCCGACTCGATGTACGCCAGGGACTCCTGTATGGTCACCGACCAAGGGTATATCCTGTTTAACATGGGCAAGCCCCAACGGAGGGCCGAGGCCGCAGCGGCGGGCCGTCTGTTCGACTCCATCGGCCTGCCCAGGCTGGGAGCCATAGAGGGCGAGGGAAGCATGGAGGCGGGGGATATGGCCTGGCTGGACGAGAACACCCTGGCGGTAGGGATCAGCTACAGGACCAACCCCGAGGGAGTCCGCCAGCTGAGGGATCTGGCTGCCGGTAACTTCGAGGTGCTGGACTACCCCATTCCTCACTGGAACGGACCGGAGGAGTGCCTTCACCTCATGTCCTTCATAAGCCCTGTGGACCACAAGGCGGCGGTTGTCTACTCCAGACAGATGCCGGTCACTTTCCGGCAGGAGCTTCTTCACAGGGGATATAACCTGATAGAGGTCCCAGATCAGGAGTACGACACAATGGCCTGTAACGTCCTGGCCCTGGAGCCCGGTCTGGTCCTCATGATAGAGGGCAACCCTATCACCAAGGGCAGGTTACAGGAGGCTGGCATGGAGGTGCTGGAGTTCCCGGGCACCGAGATATGCTGGAAGGGCGGCGGAGGACCTACCTGTCTTACCAGGCCCCTTCTTCGTAAGTAG
- a CDS encoding alanine/glycine:cation symporter family protein, whose protein sequence is MDFLGFVEQLVDWVWGTPLIVMVLGSGVFFTLVSGCFQFRYGGYIFKNTVGRIFSGKVDDGPGLLSPYEAVSVAIGSTVGVGNIGGVATAIAVGGPGAVFWMWMAGIFGQLIKMVEVTLAVHYRTVLDDGQSTYGGPTYYIQRGLGQERGWHGLAKVLSGLFLIGFLICYFFTIQNYTVAEAVAGVFDVNLLLVSFVFLVLLYASIWGGIRGLGKIAVAVVPFMCLFYIGGALMVILKDTAAIPHTFRLIFGSAFTGTAAVGGFAGAAFARMISVGMARAVYSNEAGWGSSPMIHASARVDHPVKQGIMGIFEVFMDTLVICSVTALMIINSGEWSSGLDGATLTLSAFSKGVGSLGTIVLIVGIFLFGLTTSTGLFAQFETLLTYVIGPHSKNLDKVLKFNKYVYPLPGFLLVLYAQAYGLPTYQVWMFIDISIGIPIFVNLLAILLLTPKFLDLLRDYRARYMGQGKVDSDFKVFYEE, encoded by the coding sequence ATGGATTTTCTGGGTTTTGTGGAGCAGTTAGTCGATTGGGTATGGGGAACTCCTCTCATAGTGATGGTGCTCGGCTCGGGGGTGTTCTTTACCCTGGTCTCGGGATGCTTTCAGTTCAGGTACGGCGGCTATATCTTTAAAAATACCGTAGGGCGGATCTTCTCAGGCAAGGTCGACGATGGCCCTGGACTACTGTCCCCCTACGAGGCGGTAAGCGTCGCCATAGGATCAACCGTCGGAGTGGGCAACATCGGGGGAGTCGCCACCGCTATCGCAGTCGGAGGCCCTGGGGCGGTGTTCTGGATGTGGATGGCGGGCATATTCGGCCAGCTCATAAAGATGGTCGAGGTCACACTGGCGGTCCACTACAGGACGGTGCTGGACGACGGACAGAGCACCTACGGAGGGCCTACCTACTATATCCAAAGAGGGCTCGGCCAGGAGCGAGGCTGGCATGGCCTGGCGAAGGTCCTCAGCGGACTGTTCCTGATAGGTTTTCTAATCTGCTATTTTTTCACCATCCAGAACTACACCGTGGCGGAAGCTGTGGCGGGGGTCTTCGACGTGAACCTTCTGTTGGTCAGTTTCGTCTTTCTGGTCCTCCTCTACGCCTCCATCTGGGGCGGTATCAGGGGGCTCGGCAAGATAGCCGTCGCGGTGGTTCCCTTCATGTGCCTTTTCTACATTGGGGGAGCTCTCATGGTTATCCTTAAAGACACCGCCGCCATACCACACACCTTTAGGCTCATATTCGGAAGTGCCTTCACCGGAACCGCAGCGGTAGGAGGTTTTGCCGGAGCCGCCTTCGCCAGAATGATCTCCGTTGGAATGGCCCGTGCGGTCTACAGCAACGAGGCTGGTTGGGGTTCCTCTCCCATGATCCACGCCTCCGCCAGGGTTGATCATCCGGTGAAGCAGGGTATCATGGGCATATTCGAGGTCTTCATGGACACGTTGGTGATATGTTCCGTTACCGCACTGATGATCATAAACTCAGGGGAGTGGAGTTCCGGTCTTGACGGGGCAACCCTTACCCTAAGCGCCTTCTCAAAAGGGGTGGGCTCCCTCGGGACAATCGTGCTGATAGTCGGGATCTTCCTGTTTGGGCTAACCACCTCGACAGGGCTTTTCGCCCAGTTTGAGACGCTGCTGACCTACGTCATAGGGCCTCATTCGAAGAACCTGGATAAGGTGCTTAAATTCAACAAGTACGTCTACCCCCTACCGGGATTTTTGCTGGTGCTCTACGCCCAGGCCTACGGCCTTCCCACCTATCAGGTGTGGATGTTTATAGATATCTCAATAGGTATCCCTATATTCGTCAACCTGCTGGCCATACTTCTGCTAACACCTAAGTTCCTCGACCTACTTAGGGACTACCGGGCAAGGTACATGGGCCAGGGCAAAGTTGACTCGGATTTCAAGGTTTTCTACGAGGAATAG
- a CDS encoding SPFH domain-containing protein, with protein MFYDVMWFVQNSMDSALLWLFVVLALMILFSGVKIVPQSHRVVVERLGKFHRILTPGINFIFPVLDKPKNIEWVFGRGFKRSSTMDMREQILDFPKQNIISRDNVVMEINAMLYFQISDPFKAIYEISNLPLALEKLTQTSLRSVMGEMELDEIFSKRTEINESLRTTLDEASDVWGVKVTRVEIQDVNPPASVQEAMQRQMEAERTRRAVVTEADGQRDAEINRAEGKKRAIELEAEGMANARIRLAQAESEAIAKIAEALSVHTDGRDPSSYLIALKYLESLKEMSSGDKSKTVYLPYEASSILSSVGVMKELFTK; from the coding sequence ATGTTTTACGATGTGATGTGGTTTGTTCAGAATTCCATGGATTCGGCTCTCCTGTGGCTGTTCGTCGTTTTAGCTTTGATGATCCTTTTTTCCGGGGTCAAAATAGTACCCCAATCCCATAGGGTGGTGGTGGAGAGATTGGGGAAGTTTCATAGGATACTGACCCCGGGTATAAACTTCATCTTCCCCGTACTGGATAAACCTAAGAATATAGAGTGGGTCTTCGGAAGGGGATTCAAGCGGAGTTCCACCATGGACATGAGGGAGCAGATATTGGACTTCCCTAAGCAAAACATCATCTCTAGGGACAACGTAGTCATGGAGATAAACGCCATGCTCTACTTCCAGATCAGCGACCCATTCAAGGCCATATACGAGATAAGCAACCTGCCGCTAGCTCTGGAAAAGCTGACCCAGACCTCCCTAAGAAGCGTCATGGGCGAGATGGAGCTCGACGAGATCTTCAGCAAGAGGACCGAGATAAACGAGAGCCTGAGGACCACCCTCGACGAGGCCAGCGACGTATGGGGCGTCAAGGTCACCAGGGTCGAGATCCAGGACGTCAACCCTCCCGCGTCGGTCCAGGAGGCCATGCAGAGGCAGATGGAGGCCGAGAGGACCAGACGAGCGGTCGTCACCGAGGCCGACGGCCAGCGTGACGCCGAGATCAACAGAGCAGAGGGAAAGAAGAGGGCCATAGAGCTTGAGGCCGAGGGAATGGCCAACGCCAGGATAAGGCTGGCCCAGGCCGAATCGGAGGCTATAGCCAAGATAGCCGAGGCCCTGTCGGTTCACACCGACGGAAGGGATCCCTCCTCCTACCTCATAGCCCTCAAGTATCTGGAATCGTTGAAGGAGATGTCATCCGGTGACAAGTCCAAGACGGTCTACCTTCCCTACGAGGCGTCGTCCATACTGAGCTCGGTGGGGGTCATGAAAGAATTATTCACGAAATAG
- the panD gene encoding aspartate 1-decarboxylase, with protein sequence MFLNMLKCKLHGAVVTEANLEYQGSISIDRDFIDQAGFLIGEKVLVADMESGSRFETYVIEAPRGSGEICLNGAAARLGTVGDRVIVMAWALMTEEEARSHRAKVVKIGPDRGIERVFLMDGNDR encoded by the coding sequence ATGTTCTTAAACATGCTCAAGTGTAAACTCCACGGTGCGGTGGTGACCGAGGCCAACTTAGAGTATCAGGGCAGCATCTCAATAGACCGTGATTTCATCGATCAGGCGGGATTTCTCATAGGGGAAAAGGTCCTGGTCGCCGACATGGAGTCGGGCAGTCGGTTCGAGACCTACGTTATAGAGGCTCCTAGAGGAAGCGGGGAGATATGTCTGAACGGCGCCGCAGCTCGACTTGGGACGGTGGGAGACAGGGTGATAGTCATGGCCTGGGCCTTAATGACCGAGGAAGAGGCCAGGTCCCACAGGGCCAAGGTTGTCAAGATTGGGCCGGACAGAGGGATAGAGAGGGTATTCCTCATGGACGGCAACGACCGATGA
- a CDS encoding GNAT family N-acetyltransferase, with protein MVENLDGDIGNLKVYLVQDYNVNLLKRMVNFGLGIFGDLGMDEWGLVPQIRHGNVFVLKEEDKKRIIGLAILMRDWEDMEKCYLFDYAIAEDLQGQGLGYHFLDAIIRNLKDQDFSKMGLTVDTENAPAIRLYRDKIGFDVIGENKDEYGEGHHRYIMELDFDRYNPPKL; from the coding sequence GTGGTTGAGAACCTGGACGGAGACATAGGGAACCTCAAGGTCTACCTGGTGCAGGACTACAACGTCAACCTGCTCAAAAGGATGGTCAACTTTGGCCTTGGGATATTCGGAGACCTTGGGATGGACGAGTGGGGGCTGGTTCCCCAGATACGCCACGGAAACGTGTTCGTCCTGAAGGAAGAGGACAAGAAGAGGATAATCGGTCTGGCTATATTGATGAGGGACTGGGAGGACATGGAGAAGTGCTACCTCTTCGATTACGCCATAGCGGAGGACCTTCAGGGCCAGGGTCTTGGCTACCATTTCCTGGACGCCATAATAAGGAACCTGAAGGATCAGGACTTCAGTAAGATGGGACTCACCGTGGACACGGAAAACGCACCTGCCATAAGGCTATACAGGGACAAGATCGGATTCGACGTAATAGGGGAGAACAAAGACGAGTATGGAGAGGGACACCACCGATACATAATGGAACTGGACTTCGACAGATATAACCCTCCAAAGCTGTAA
- the panC gene encoding pantoate--beta-alanine ligase — protein sequence MTLVIRSVDEVRRFISERRSQGKTVGLVPTMGYLHRGHMSLVERCLEENDVTVVSLFVNPIQFGPGEDLDRYPRDEERDLSLLQDAGVDVLFAPEADEMYRPSHSTYVDEAAISFPLCGGSRPGHFRGVCTVVLKLFNVLLPDRAYFGMKDYQQLQVINRMVRDLNVPVEVRPCPIVREADGLALSSRNVYLSEDERRSALFLSKSLSAAKDAFDGGERSAFALADLVWSVLAEGEGLTPEYVEVRDAADLSEVADITGPVVVALAVRAGSTRLIDNVVLGE from the coding sequence GTGACCCTAGTTATCAGATCGGTGGACGAGGTGCGTCGGTTCATATCGGAGCGTAGATCGCAGGGGAAGACGGTGGGCTTGGTTCCCACAATGGGATATCTCCACAGGGGCCATATGTCCCTGGTGGAGAGGTGCCTTGAGGAAAACGACGTGACGGTGGTATCCCTTTTCGTCAACCCGATCCAGTTTGGCCCAGGGGAGGACCTGGACCGGTATCCCAGGGACGAGGAGAGAGATCTATCCCTCCTTCAGGATGCAGGGGTAGACGTGCTTTTCGCTCCTGAGGCGGACGAGATGTACCGTCCCTCTCACTCTACCTACGTCGACGAGGCGGCAATCAGCTTCCCTCTCTGCGGAGGCTCCAGGCCCGGCCACTTCAGGGGAGTGTGTACGGTGGTGTTGAAGCTCTTCAACGTCCTGTTGCCCGACAGGGCCTACTTCGGCATGAAGGACTACCAGCAGCTTCAGGTCATAAATCGGATGGTCAGAGACCTCAACGTCCCGGTGGAGGTGCGCCCCTGTCCTATCGTTCGGGAGGCCGACGGACTGGCGTTGAGCAGCAGAAACGTCTATCTGTCAGAGGACGAGAGGCGTTCGGCGTTGTTCCTGTCCAAATCTCTATCCGCCGCTAAGGATGCCTTTGACGGAGGGGAGAGGTCCGCCTTCGCCCTGGCGGACCTGGTATGGTCTGTCCTGGCGGAGGGAGAGGGACTGACCCCTGAGTACGTCGAGGTCCGTGACGCTGCGGACCTGTCGGAGGTCGCCGACATAACCGGCCCAGTTGTGGTGGCCCTGGCGGTCCGAGCGGGCTCCACCAGGCTAATAGACAACGTCGTATTGGGGGAATAG
- a CDS encoding ketopantoate reductase family protein, with product MRITVVGCGAIGTLLASKLASVGLSVQVFQRPGATLDRIRSVGVALWDGETAPCPVRAEDDPSRLDRSDIAIVTVKAFSTDEVAPVLPELLLPDGAVLTVQNGLGNGEKLSQVLGGVNVAVGACTYGAYRDDRGEVHLGGLGEIVFGPVERGRDWRPLEDALNRSGLSARAVDDPAPVLWGKLAVNAAINPVAALIRRENGCVLSSDGLADLCRSLAMEACSVARSVGVSLDSQVMWDRVRAVVRSTSKNTCSMLQDVLAGRPTEIEAISGEILRLGEIDGISLPATETVYRLVKGLESKVV from the coding sequence GTGAGGATAACCGTGGTGGGCTGTGGGGCAATAGGTACCCTCTTGGCCTCCAAGCTCGCCTCGGTGGGGCTCTCGGTGCAGGTGTTCCAGAGGCCTGGGGCGACACTGGACCGGATCAGGTCCGTAGGGGTCGCCCTGTGGGACGGCGAAACGGCCCCCTGTCCTGTCAGGGCGGAGGACGACCCGTCAAGGCTGGACAGGTCCGACATCGCCATAGTCACGGTGAAGGCCTTCTCCACCGACGAAGTAGCGCCGGTCCTGCCGGAGCTGCTCCTTCCCGACGGAGCCGTCCTGACGGTGCAAAACGGCCTTGGAAACGGCGAGAAGCTGTCACAGGTTCTGGGAGGGGTCAACGTGGCGGTTGGGGCCTGTACCTACGGGGCCTACCGTGACGATAGAGGGGAGGTCCATTTAGGAGGTCTGGGAGAGATCGTCTTTGGCCCGGTGGAGCGGGGGAGGGACTGGCGTCCTCTTGAGGATGCCCTGAACCGGTCAGGGCTCTCCGCCAGGGCGGTGGACGACCCTGCTCCCGTCCTGTGGGGCAAGTTAGCCGTAAACGCCGCCATTAATCCGGTAGCAGCCCTTATACGGAGGGAAAACGGCTGCGTCCTCTCCTCCGATGGGCTCGCCGACCTGTGCAGGTCCCTCGCCATGGAGGCCTGTTCCGTCGCCCGCTCAGTCGGCGTCTCCCTGGACTCCCAGGTCATGTGGGACAGGGTCAGGGCGGTGGTCCGATCCACGTCGAAAAACACCTGCTCCATGCTCCAGGACGTCCTCGCCGGTAGGCCCACGGAGATAGAGGCCATAAGCGGCGAGATCCTGAGGTTAGGTGAGATAGATGGAATATCTCTTCCCGCCACAGAGACGGTCTATCGCCTCGTGAAGGGTCTCGAATCAAAGGTGGTCTGA
- the panB gene encoding 3-methyl-2-oxobutanoate hydroxymethyltransferase, translating to MRKVTIPHLMEMKASGRPISMITAYSSWQAAMVQEAGAEVILVGDSLGMVEKGFASTVPVTMDTMIDACAAVSRGASSPFLVGDMPFMSYEVDRAQAVANAGRFIKEAGMDGVKLEGGVERADTVKAIVDAGIAVVGHIGLTPQSATLLGGFRVQGKDLAGAEKLLADGRALQDAGACSIVLECVPAPLAEILTEELSIPTVGIGAGKGCDGQVLVFHDILGLYGDFRPKFVKRYLDGGKVLTEALASYVSDVRERSFPEEGHSFDMDPSVIKELDRR from the coding sequence ATGAGAAAGGTAACCATCCCTCATCTGATGGAGATGAAGGCCTCGGGGCGGCCTATCTCCATGATCACCGCCTACAGCTCCTGGCAGGCCGCCATGGTCCAGGAGGCCGGTGCGGAGGTCATATTGGTTGGGGATTCCCTGGGGATGGTGGAGAAGGGCTTTGCCAGCACCGTCCCTGTCACCATGGACACCATGATAGACGCCTGCGCCGCCGTGTCCAGAGGGGCGTCCTCGCCCTTTTTGGTCGGAGACATGCCCTTTATGTCCTACGAGGTGGACCGAGCTCAGGCGGTAGCTAACGCCGGGCGGTTTATCAAGGAGGCTGGTATGGACGGGGTTAAGCTGGAGGGCGGAGTGGAGAGGGCCGACACCGTCAAGGCCATAGTGGACGCTGGTATAGCGGTAGTAGGCCACATAGGGCTCACCCCTCAGTCCGCCACGTTGCTGGGCGGCTTCAGGGTGCAGGGGAAGGACCTTGCGGGGGCGGAAAAACTTCTAGCCGACGGGAGGGCCCTACAGGATGCGGGAGCCTGCTCCATAGTTCTGGAGTGCGTTCCGGCCCCTCTCGCCGAGATACTGACCGAAGAGCTGTCCATACCGACAGTCGGCATAGGGGCGGGCAAGGGATGTGACGGCCAGGTGCTGGTTTTTCACGATATTCTCGGCCTCTACGGCGACTTTCGCCCTAAGTTCGTAAAGCGGTATCTGGACGGAGGAAAGGTCCTGACCGAGGCACTGGCCTCCTATGTCTCCGACGTCAGGGAGAGGTCCTTCCCGGAGGAGGGCCATTCTTTCGACATGGACCCATCGGTGATTAAGGAGCTGGATAGGCGGTGA